ATCCCGGCCCAGGCGCGATCCTGATCGGCCCCGAAGGCGGCTTCGATTCCGAAGAACGTGACGCGATCCGTGCGCATCCCAGGGCCGTCGGAATCGCGCTCGGCCCGCGCATCCTGCGCGCCGAAACCGCGGCGGCGGCGGCGGTAAGTCTTTGGATGGGCGCGGTCGGGGATTGGTGACCGAACGGTATGATATTGCCACTGGCGCGCGTCATCGGGCGCGCGTAAAGGCGCGCGGATGAGCACGAAGACCGTTTCGAACAGCAACGCAGCGGTTATCGAGGACCGTGCCCAGCTGGTGGAATATTTCGCGCGCGGCGAGAAGCCGCGCGATCGCTGGCGGATCGGCACGGAGCACGAGAAGTTCGTCTACTGGAAGACGCCCGATCATCGCGCGCCGAGCTATGAGGAGCCCGGCGGCATCCATGCGCTGCTGATCGGCCTCACCCATTATGGCTGGAAGCCGGTCTATGAGGGTGAGAACATCATCGCGCTTTCGGGCCCCGACGGCGCTATCAGCCTCGAGCCCGCCGGCCAGTTTGAGCTGTCCGGCGCGCCGCTGGAGAATCTGCACGAGACCTGCGCCGAGACCGGCCGCCATCTCAGCCAAGTCAAGGAAGTCGGCGACCGGCTCGGTATCGGCTTCCTGGGTCTCGGCATGTGGCACGACAAGACACGCGCCGAGCTGCCGATCATGCCCAAGGGCCGCTACGATATCATGCTGCGCCACATGCCGCGCGTCGGTAGCCTGGGCCTCGACATGATGCTGCGCACCTGCACGATCCAGGTCAATCTCGACTACGGGTCCGAAGCCGACATGGCGAAGAAGTTTCGCGTCGGGCTCGCGCTCCAGCCGTTGGCGACCGCGCTGTTCGCCAACTCGCCGTTCACCGAGGGCAAACCCAACGGCTTCCTCAGCTTCCGCAGCCATATCTGGTCGGACACCGATCCGGCGCGCACCGGCATGCTGCCCTTCGTGTTCGAGGAGGGCTTTGGCTATGAGCGCTACACCGACTATGCGCTCGATGTGCCGATGTACTTCGTCTACCGCGACGGGAAGTATATCGACGCCGCCGGGCAGAGCTTCCGCGATTTCCTGAGGGGTGAGCTGCCCGCCTATCCCGGCCACAAGCCGACGATCGACGACTGGGCCGATCACCTGTCGACGGCCTTCCCCGAAGTGCGGATGAAGCAGTTCCTCGAAATGCGCGGCGCCGATGGCGGGCGCTGGGGGCGGATTTGCGCGCTGCCGGCCTTGTGGGTCGGATTGCTCTACGACGATGCCGCGCTCGATGCGGCGTGGGAGCTGGTCAAAGGCTGGTCGATGGAGCAGCGCGAGGCGCTGCGCAGCGCGGTGCCCAAGCTTGCACTCGACGCGCCGATCCCGGGCGGCGGCAAGCTCCGCGACATCGCCGGCCAGGTGCTCGATATCGCTGCGTCGGGGCTCAACGCGCGCGCGCGCTTCAATGCCTCGGGCGACAACGAGAGCGGCTTCCTCGATCCGCTGCGCGAGATCGTCCGCACCGGCAAGGTTCCGGCGCAGGTTCTGCTCGACCGCTTCAACGGCGATTGGGCCGGCGATATTTCGCGGGTCTACGAGGAAGCGAAATTCTGACCGCGTAGTCGCGCGAATAGCCGCGGCATCAACCCATTGCGCGCCATCCAGGCCGAATATTCCTGATAGGCCGGATCGCTGCCGAGGTGCCGCTCTTCGGTCCGCGCGCGCCAGTAATAAACGCCGCTGACGCACGCCATCACCGCAGCGTTGCGGATTGCGTCGTGCCAGCCGGTGGTGGCGAGGAACGGCATGGTCGAGAGCCACCAGAACAGGTTCTTCGAGAGGTACGCCGGATGCCGCGACCACGCGTAGGGCCCGTGCGTCAGCACCCCGCGATGGGTGAGGTTCGAGAAGCGCAGCCCGAACGCGATCGTCGCCCATGCGTAGATCGCAGTCAGCCCGACCAGCACGGCGCCAAGCACCGGCAGGACCCAGGGGAAATTGCCCAGCCAGTATGACCAGTCGGCGGTCCCCTGATGGTAGTCGAGAGGCCCGCCCTCGCCCATCAGCAGGAACGGCGGATAGCAGATCAGCGCCGCGGTCCAGCCAGCAGTATAGGGATTGGCGCTGCGGATATGCGCGTCGAGCGGGCGGAAGGTGAGGATATAGCCCGCGGTGGCGAACGCCACGTCGATCACGAACATGAAGGTGACGCAGTACATCGCCAGCGCCACCGGATTGCGGAATACCGTCATCGGATCGATTGAGACGAATTCGGCGAAGCCCGGCGGGACGATCGCGACCATGAAGGCGAGGAAGAACGCCTTCACCACCCAGCTGCGCAGATGGTTGAAGATCGCCTCGCGGTCCCAGCCCTCCGCGCCCATTGCCCAGGCGCCGAGCGACCAGGCGCCGTCGCGCGGTTCGATCAGCTTGCGGTCGATCCACAGCACATAGGGGATCGACAGCACGAACAAGGCCGGCGCCACGGCGATGAAGCAGTTCATCGCGAACGGATAATTGGCATAGCGCGTCTCGCCCCACACGCGGCTGAGCGCATAGATCGCGGCGATCCCGCCCCAGGTCAGCCAAAGCCCGGTGAGCTTGGTCACCGAGACGTCGAACGTCTCGCGCCACGGGCGCTCGAGGCTCCAGTCGATCCCGGTCGAGGGATTGCGGTGCACCTTGTCGATGACGAGCGACCAGATCACCATCGGCAGCGCGCAGGCGGCGACATTGACCAGCGCCGAATAGGGCCCGTCCATCCGGAAGACATGCGCGACGATCACCCAGGCGGTCATGCCGGCCAGCCCGGCAAGGCCAACGCCGCCGCTTACCGCCGAGCGGGGTCGCGGGTCGGCCTCGACGCGCCGGGCCAATGCGGGGTCGTGATACATGGCCGAAACATCTAGCCCGCAATGGTTAGGGAGCGGTGAAGGATAGGCGCCCGCCCCCTTTACCGCCCGCATTCCAACGGCCTAAGAGCCGCCATCCCTTCCTCCCAAGAGGTCGCCGCCCATGTTTCGTGCGCTGTCGTTTGCCGCTCTGCTTCTCGCCACCACCGTGCCTGCCGCCGCGCAGAATTCCGCGCCGCAGCCGGTGCCGATCGAGAACAGCATCCCCGAGGCGCGCGACATTGCCTATCCCGGCACCTTGCTGCTCGATATCGACGCGACCGACACCCAGCGCGGCATCTTCCGCGTCAAGCAGACGATCCCCGTCGCGAAGAGTGGCCATATGGTGCTGCTCTATCCGAAATGGCTGCCCGGCAAGCATGGCCCCCGCGGCGAAATCGAGAAGCTGACCGGGCTGCAGATCCGCGCAAACGGCAAGGTCCTGCCGTGGAAGCGCGACGTGATCGACGTCTTCGCCTTCCACATCGACGTGCCTGCCGGCGCCAGGAAGCTCGACCTCGAATTCCAGTTCGCCTCGGCCACGGTGTCCGATCAGGGCCGCATCGTCATGACGCCGAACCTGATGAGCCTGCAGTTCAATTCGATGAGCCTCTATCCGGCCGGCTATTATGTCCGCCGCATTCCGGTCCAGGCCAAGGTCAAGTATCCCGAGGGCTGGTCGGCGGCGTCGGGTCTGCCGTCCAAGGCAGTCGGCTCGACCTACAGCTATGAGAAGACCAATTACGAAGTGCTGGTCGATTCGCCGGTGCTGGCGGGCCGCTATTACCGCGCCTTCCCGCTCAGCCCGCGGGTGACGCTCGACGCCTTTGCCGACAGCCCCGAGGAGCTCGAGGCCAAGCCCGAGCAGATCGAGGCGCACAAGCGGCTCGTCGACCAGGCGGTCAAGGCGATGGGGTCGCAGCAATATGATCACTATCGCTTCCTGCTCTCGATCACCGACGAGTTGGGCGGAATCGGGCTCGAACATCACCGAAGCTCCGAGAACGGCGTGAAGCCGGGCTATTTCATCAAATGGGACGACAATCCCACCGGCCGCAATTTGCTGCCGCACGAGTTCACCCATAGCTGGGACGGCAAGTACCGCCGGGGCGCCGATCAATGGGCACCCGACTACCGCACCCCCACCCGCGGTTCGTTGCTCTGGGTCTACGAAGGCCAGACGCAATTCTGGGGCTATGTCTTCCAGGCGCGCTCGGGGCTGGTGACCAAGGACAACACGCTCGAATCCTATGCCTCGATCATGGCGAGCCTCGACAATCGCAAGGCGCGCGATTGGCGGCCGATGGGCGACACCACCAACGATCCGGTGATTTCGGCGCGCGCGCCCAAGGGCTGGGTGAGCTGGCAGCGCTCGGAAGATTATTATAACGAAGGCCTGCTGATCTGGATGGAAGTCGACTCGATCCTGCGCGAGCAATCGAAAGGCACCAAGTCGATCGACGATTTCGCCAAGGCGTTCTTCGGCGGCCGCGACGGCGACTATGGCCAGGTCACCTATACGTTCGACGACGTCGTCCGCACGCTCAATACGATCCAGCCCTATGACTGGCGCAGCTTGCTCGACCAACGCGTCAACAAGGTCTCGGAGCGCGCGCCGCTCGGCGGGTTCGAGCGCAACGGCTACAAGCTGGTCTACACCGAGGAGCCCAACAAGGCGACGCCCAAGGCTACCATCGATCTCGCTTACTCGCTCGGCCTGACTCTCGGCGCCAAGGGCATCACTACCGTCGCCTGGGACAGCCCGGCGTTCGACGCCGGCATCGACTTGGGCGACGAGATCGTCGCCGTGAACGGCCGCGCCTATACCGGCGACCGATTGAAGGACGCGGTGAAGCAGGCAAAGGGCGGCAAGGACCCGATCAAATTGCTGGTGAAGAGCGGCGATCGTTTCCGCGATGTTGCCATCGACTATCATGGCGGGCTTCGCTATCCGCACCTCGTAAAGACAGCCACGGGAGAGGCTGGCCTCGACAAGTTGCTCCAGCCCCGCTGAGACGGGGCGGGGCGCCAAACCAAGCAAGGTCCGAAATGCGTATCGACTTGATTCCGGTGGGCGAAAATCCGCCGCACACTCTCAATGTGATCATCGAAGTCCCGACCGGTGGCGAGCCGGTCAAATATGAGTTCGACAAGGCCAGCGGCGCACTGTTCGTCGATCGCATCCTGCACACGCCTATGCGCTATCCCGCGAATTACGGCTTCGTGCCGCACACGCTCTCGCCCGACGGCGATCCGCTCGACGCGCTGGTCATCGCCCGCTCGCCGTTCATCCCGGGCTGCGTCGTGCGCGCGCGTCCGATCGCGGTGCTCAACCTCGAGGACGAGGCCGGCGGCGACGAGAAGCTGGTATGCGTTCCCGACGACAAGACCTTTCCCTATTACTCGGACATCGAGGAAAAGGACGACCTGCCCAGCATCGTGATGGAGCAGATCGAGCACTTCTTCACGCACTATAAGGACCTGGAGAAGAAGAAGTGGGTGCGCGTCGGCACCTGGGGCGGCGCCGAGGATGCGCGCCGGATCACCCTGGAGGCGATCGAGCGCTACGACGCGGACAAGGCGGCGGCGAAGGCTTCGGTCGACGCAACCGGGGTCGATACGCCGCAGGGCTGACCGGCCTAACCTCTCTTCTCAGAATCTGTACCCCGGCGAAGGCCGGGGCCAGATTTAGCCAACCCGGCGAGGGGAGACCACCCTCTCGAATAACGTTGCAACTGGGTCCCGGCCTTCGCCGGGGTACAGGTTGCTTCCACACGCTCGGATCAGCCTCTAGGCTCGCCCGATGGCTACCCCCACCCAACCCGGCATCGGCAACCGGATCGCGCCACCGCGCTTCCTGTTGTTCGTCGCTGCCACTGCCGCGGCTTCACTGGCCGCAATCTCGATGTCCGGCCTGCGCACCGGCGTGATGATCGGGTTTGATACCGGCGCCGCGCTGTTCCTTCTCTCGGCCCTGCCACTGCTGCGGCATCGTTCGGACGATATGCGCCGCTCGGCCAGGCGGAACGACGCCAACCGGCTGCTGCTGCTACTGATCACCCTGGCGGTGAGCCTTGTCGTCCTGGTAGCGGTGGCGAGCGAGTTGATGCAGGGCCAGTCGCCCGACGCAGGTTCGATCGGGCTGATCGTAGGCACGCTGGCGCTCTGCTGGGTGTTCAGCAACACGATCTACGCGCTGCATTATGCTCATCTCTTCTATCGCGATGACAATGGGAGCGACGCGGGCGGGCTCGAATTCCCCGAAACGCCCGAGCCGGATTATTGGGACTTCGTCTATTTCGCCTTCTGCCTGGGCATGACCTTCCAGACCAGCGATGTCACCGTCACCGACCGCGGCATCCGCAAGGTGGTAACGCTGCATTGCCTTGCCGCGTTCGTGTTCAACCTCGGCATCGTCGCGTTCACAATCAACGTGCTGGGCGGCTAGCCGGGGAGCTACCGCTTCTTCGGCTTTTTCTTCGGCGCGCGCTGGCCCGCCGCGATCGCGGGCGCCGCCCATTCGCGGAGTGCGTCGGCGTCGTCATAGAGATCCTCGGGCGCGCGGCGATAGTTCATCGTGCCGATCCGGCCATTGGCGAATTCGTAGCTGAAGCGCTCGCAGCCCGCGGCATCCCACAGCGCATCATTCTCGGCATCGGCCTTGAACCGAAGCACGCCGTCCGACGTGACGATCGCGAACGCCGCGCCGTCCATGTAGAGCGTCGCACCGCCCATCATCCGGCGCATCGTCACGCTGCCGACGGTCTCCAGTGCCTCGGTAACCCAGGCGACGAGACCCGCATCGACCGCCATCAATGCGCCGTCAGCTTGAGGCCGGCGATGC
This genomic stretch from Sphingomonas sp. LM7 harbors:
- a CDS encoding glutamate--cysteine ligase; this translates as MSTKTVSNSNAAVIEDRAQLVEYFARGEKPRDRWRIGTEHEKFVYWKTPDHRAPSYEEPGGIHALLIGLTHYGWKPVYEGENIIALSGPDGAISLEPAGQFELSGAPLENLHETCAETGRHLSQVKEVGDRLGIGFLGLGMWHDKTRAELPIMPKGRYDIMLRHMPRVGSLGLDMMLRTCTIQVNLDYGSEADMAKKFRVGLALQPLATALFANSPFTEGKPNGFLSFRSHIWSDTDPARTGMLPFVFEEGFGYERYTDYALDVPMYFVYRDGKYIDAAGQSFRDFLRGELPAYPGHKPTIDDWADHLSTAFPEVRMKQFLEMRGADGGRWGRICALPALWVGLLYDDAALDAAWELVKGWSMEQREALRSAVPKLALDAPIPGGGKLRDIAGQVLDIAASGLNARARFNASGDNESGFLDPLREIVRTGKVPAQVLLDRFNGDWAGDISRVYEEAKF
- a CDS encoding isoprenylcysteine carboxylmethyltransferase family protein — encoded protein: MYHDPALARRVEADPRPRSAVSGGVGLAGLAGMTAWVIVAHVFRMDGPYSALVNVAACALPMVIWSLVIDKVHRNPSTGIDWSLERPWRETFDVSVTKLTGLWLTWGGIAAIYALSRVWGETRYANYPFAMNCFIAVAPALFVLSIPYVLWIDRKLIEPRDGAWSLGAWAMGAEGWDREAIFNHLRSWVVKAFFLAFMVAIVPPGFAEFVSIDPMTVFRNPVALAMYCVTFMFVIDVAFATAGYILTFRPLDAHIRSANPYTAGWTAALICYPPFLLMGEGGPLDYHQGTADWSYWLGNFPWVLPVLGAVLVGLTAIYAWATIAFGLRFSNLTHRGVLTHGPYAWSRHPAYLSKNLFWWLSTMPFLATTGWHDAIRNAAVMACVSGVYYWRARTEERHLGSDPAYQEYSAWMARNGLMPRLFARLRGQNFASS
- a CDS encoding M61 family metallopeptidase produces the protein MFRALSFAALLLATTVPAAAQNSAPQPVPIENSIPEARDIAYPGTLLLDIDATDTQRGIFRVKQTIPVAKSGHMVLLYPKWLPGKHGPRGEIEKLTGLQIRANGKVLPWKRDVIDVFAFHIDVPAGARKLDLEFQFASATVSDQGRIVMTPNLMSLQFNSMSLYPAGYYVRRIPVQAKVKYPEGWSAASGLPSKAVGSTYSYEKTNYEVLVDSPVLAGRYYRAFPLSPRVTLDAFADSPEELEAKPEQIEAHKRLVDQAVKAMGSQQYDHYRFLLSITDELGGIGLEHHRSSENGVKPGYFIKWDDNPTGRNLLPHEFTHSWDGKYRRGADQWAPDYRTPTRGSLLWVYEGQTQFWGYVFQARSGLVTKDNTLESYASIMASLDNRKARDWRPMGDTTNDPVISARAPKGWVSWQRSEDYYNEGLLIWMEVDSILREQSKGTKSIDDFAKAFFGGRDGDYGQVTYTFDDVVRTLNTIQPYDWRSLLDQRVNKVSERAPLGGFERNGYKLVYTEEPNKATPKATIDLAYSLGLTLGAKGITTVAWDSPAFDAGIDLGDEIVAVNGRAYTGDRLKDAVKQAKGGKDPIKLLVKSGDRFRDVAIDYHGGLRYPHLVKTATGEAGLDKLLQPR
- the ppa gene encoding inorganic diphosphatase; translated protein: MRIDLIPVGENPPHTLNVIIEVPTGGEPVKYEFDKASGALFVDRILHTPMRYPANYGFVPHTLSPDGDPLDALVIARSPFIPGCVVRARPIAVLNLEDEAGGDEKLVCVPDDKTFPYYSDIEEKDDLPSIVMEQIEHFFTHYKDLEKKKWVRVGTWGGAEDARRITLEAIERYDADKAAAKASVDATGVDTPQG
- a CDS encoding DUF1345 domain-containing protein, producing MATPTQPGIGNRIAPPRFLLFVAATAAASLAAISMSGLRTGVMIGFDTGAALFLLSALPLLRHRSDDMRRSARRNDANRLLLLLITLAVSLVVLVAVASELMQGQSPDAGSIGLIVGTLALCWVFSNTIYALHYAHLFYRDDNGSDAGGLEFPETPEPDYWDFVYFAFCLGMTFQTSDVTVTDRGIRKVVTLHCLAAFVFNLGIVAFTINVLGG
- a CDS encoding TfoX/Sxy family protein; this translates as MAVDAGLVAWVTEALETVGSVTMRRMMGGATLYMDGAAFAIVTSDGVLRFKADAENDALWDAAGCERFSYEFANGRIGTMNYRRAPEDLYDDADALREWAAPAIAAGQRAPKKKPKKR